The proteins below come from a single Malus domestica chromosome 03, GDT2T_hap1 genomic window:
- the LOC103431140 gene encoding uncharacterized protein — MENRRKKSSSADAFSFPSTPIHDQDSNFEFGCFTPDSASSTGPCKDSPADHLFLNGRLLPHAFPFQPISNGFMVVDNISRRTSRTSSISSKDSLMSSRSNSTNSRSSSCSSSARTSSSDNSERKFVYHSKLSSDRYKGNKPNNNISSHQVYGNSQRWQFITAVPVPASLSRNNSRKKVIKVDQLERKGKSVKAKKNSRVKTVVFRRRFLYGRRFFRWLVSTCKKCHAMEPSKKSTNDNVIKAGN, encoded by the coding sequence ATGGAAAACCGCCGTAAAAAAAGCTCCTCCGCCGACGCATTCTCCTTCCCGAGCACTCCGATCCACGACCAAGACTCCAACTTTGAGTTCGGGTGCTTCACCCCAGACTCGGCCTCCAGCACTGGTCCCTGCAAAGACTCCCCCGCAGACCACTTGTTCCTCAATGGAAGGCTCTTGCCACATGCCTTCCCATTTCAACCTATTAGCAACGGCTTTATGGTCGTTGATAATATTTCTCGGAGAACAAGCCGGACGAGCAGCATTAGCAGCAAGGACTCTCTCATGTCGTCGAGAAGCAATAGCACCAACAGTAGGAGTAGCAGTTGTAGTAGCAGTGCTAGGACAAGCTCAAGTGACAATTCAGAGAGGAAGTTCGTGTATCACTCCAAATTATCATCCGACAGATACAAAGGCAACAAACCTAATAACAATATTTCAAGTCATCAAGTTTATGGGAATTCTCAGAGGTGGCAATTCATAACGGCAGTGCCCGTGCCGGCTTCTTTAAGCCGTAATAATTCGCGGAAGAAAGTGATCAAAGTGGATCAGCTtgaaaggaaagggaaatccGTTAAGGCGAAGAAAAATAGCCGGGTGAAGACGGTGGTGTTCCGGCGGAGATTCTTATATGGCCGGAGGTTTTTCCGGTGGCTTGTTTCGACGTGTAAAAAATGTCACGCAATGGAGCCATCTAAGAAAAGTACTAATGATAATGTAATTAAAGCTGGAAATTAG